Proteins found in one Litoribacterium kuwaitense genomic segment:
- a CDS encoding GNAT family N-acetyltransferase — protein sequence MKQGIHQLTKEDVKAAIELSQYAFQRVLSTEEYNKRMETPPEEFFGYFSDGQLASKLRIRPMHVYMKDTLVKMGGVSNVATWPEYRRQRHVAKLFAKAFEAMRDHGQLVSFLAPFSFAFYRRLGYETLMTRKRYTFTNEDLQFRPFETSLRLERMSKQNQHRLAPVYEQFAKKFQNMLFRTDDWWSEILESEAAKHGYLAIDESGQCQGYMLFSMMDRQLHVRDFIFLTEEAKKTLWNVFKQHDSMADQLTVVMPEVDQSSLLYRQQAFKQTLEPYFMGRIVDVLPFLRMYPFQQVEKPLTIAVKDHWAPWNEATYTLQPGGDVDMTDDEADIVCDIQSLSAIFLSGVSPVALGESEWLQASPATLTRLESILTLAPSYLIDGY from the coding sequence ATGAAGCAAGGCATTCATCAACTGACGAAAGAAGATGTGAAAGCAGCAATCGAATTATCACAATACGCATTTCAAAGAGTGCTTTCTACGGAAGAGTATAACAAAAGGATGGAGACGCCTCCGGAGGAGTTTTTTGGCTACTTCTCAGACGGACAACTTGCTTCAAAGCTTAGAATAAGGCCGATGCATGTCTATATGAAAGATACCTTAGTCAAGATGGGCGGGGTGAGTAACGTAGCAACTTGGCCAGAGTATCGACGGCAGCGTCACGTTGCCAAGCTTTTTGCAAAGGCGTTCGAAGCGATGAGAGATCACGGGCAGTTGGTTTCTTTTTTAGCCCCGTTCTCATTTGCGTTTTATCGTAGATTAGGTTATGAGACTTTGATGACACGTAAGCGATATACGTTCACGAATGAGGATCTTCAATTTCGCCCATTTGAGACAAGCCTTCGACTTGAACGCATGTCCAAACAAAATCAGCATCGTTTAGCTCCGGTTTATGAACAGTTTGCAAAAAAGTTTCAAAATATGCTTTTTCGGACAGATGATTGGTGGTCTGAGATTCTAGAGTCTGAGGCAGCGAAACACGGCTATTTAGCGATTGATGAGAGTGGGCAATGTCAGGGGTACATGCTGTTTTCTATGATGGATCGCCAATTACACGTCCGAGACTTTATATTTTTAACTGAGGAAGCGAAAAAGACGCTGTGGAACGTGTTTAAACAGCACGATTCAATGGCTGATCAGCTCACAGTCGTCATGCCCGAAGTTGACCAAAGTTCATTATTATATCGCCAACAGGCGTTCAAGCAAACTTTAGAGCCTTATTTTATGGGAAGAATTGTCGATGTGCTCCCTTTTTTACGTATGTATCCTTTTCAACAGGTTGAAAAGCCATTGACCATTGCGGTTAAAGATCATTGGGCGCCATGGAATGAAGCCACATATACATTGCAGCCTGGCGGCGATGTTGATATGACGGATGATGAGGCTGACATCGTTTGTGACATTCAATCACTCTCGGCCATTTTTCTTTCCGGCGTCTCACCAGTTGCGCTGGGTGAATCAGAATGGCTACAAGCTTCTCCTGCAACCTTAACACGACTTGAAAGTATCCTCACACTTGCACCAAGTTATCTCATTGATGGGTATTAA